The genomic window AGAAGCAGGTATGCCTCTGGCACCTTGAGCGGACGCTCCTCAATGAACTGAGAGGTAAGGAGAAGAGGCACGTACAGGAGAGGCGGCGGGCATTTCGGGACGCCTACCGGAAGCTTTTGGCGGCACGAGAGAAGGAGGAGGCGGAGAAGGCCCTTGAGGGGTTCTGGAAGGAGTGGGGAGCCCGTGCGCCGCGGATGACGGCTGCACTCCTGTGGCGGAAGGACCGACTGTTCTCCTATCTGGAACTGCCCTATGAGTGGAAGGAGAAGGTGAGGACGAACGCCCTTGTGGAGAATCTCTTTCGGCACATGAGGACATTTCTTCGACGGTATCCTGGGTATATGAGCCGTGCCCATGCGGATGAGGTGGTAGGCCTCTACGTGGTGGGCATGCAGATACACTCGCAGTGTGGGAGACGCACCCCTTATCAGCTCCAGCTCAATTTCAACACTCCTCCTTGACAGTGCCCATCATTTCCTGCTCTTGACAAACCCCCCATTTGTACGTACTCTGTACGTACAAATGGGGGTGTAGCTCAGTTGGCTAGAGCGCTTGAATGGCATTCAAGAGGTCACGGGTTCAACTCCCGTCACCTCCATTTTTTTGTCCCCACCTCTCCAGGATGATGTGATGGCGGCGGATACGAACGTTCCCCTTCCTGATTCGCAACAACCTCCCGGTTTCGACGAACTCTTCGGACAAGGGGGAGGGCCGGCTCCCGGCAAACGGGGGTTCACCATCCCCAAGGAGCTCGTGGAGGCTCCGAAGCCCTTCTTCAAGGATCCTCAGTACTACCAGAAGGTCCTCTCCGGTGAAGGGGAGGGGGCGAAACGACTCCACCAGAGTCTCGCCGCCTTCCTGAATACAGAGGATCCACAGGAGCGATCGATCTACCGCAACCGCATTATCACCGCTTCCTGGGAAGTGGCATCGTCCATCGCCCCCAAGATCACCAGACGGGATCTCCCGCTCCCCAAGCGCCTCTTCCTCAGGTTCGGCATCCTGCTCCCCACCCTCCTCAGCGAGGAACAGCGCGAGATGTTCTCCCGGGTCATCCTCGACAACACCACCGGGGAACCCGTCCACTACGTGGACGAGTGGCTCTACAAGATCGGCATCGGCGAGATCGCTCCTTCGGCCCAGGACGAGACCCTCACTGCGAAGAAGCGTCAGACAGAGCGGAAGAAGAACATCCTGGGGGAGCTCCAGGGCAAGCTCGAGGCCCAGAAGATGGTCATCATGAACAAATCCTTCGAGCTCGAGGCCCAGGAACAGGCCCTCCAGGAGCAGCTCAGGGTGATGTGCGCCCACGGGCGGGACCCCTCCAATCAGAACGCGCTCTTTCCCTTCACCGAGGCGCAGAAAGGCGCCTACACCGAGGCCCTCAATACGCTCCGCCGCATCTCACAGCTCGACAAGGAACTCGCACGGGAATACGCCGAGCTCAAGCGCATCACCGCCCACATGGAAAAGGCCCGTGACGCGGGGATGGAAGAGGAAGAGGTGGACGCCGATGTCATACGGCAGGAGATGAGCGCCGTCAGGCAGATGGCCAAGCTCTGCGTAGGGAGACAGGGAAACCACTTTCCGCTCGCCATGCGGCACTACATACGACCCAGAATCGAGGAGGTCGGCATAAGGGAACGAGTCCTCCAGATCCTCGCCGAGATAGAATACCTCGATCCGGGGGCCTTCGAACGGACCTACCGGCAGCAGGTCCACAGGATCGTGCCCCACGTGATACTCATACCCTCCTATGGCGAACGGGGCATCTGCTGGGAACCCTTCGAAAAGTACAACAGGGGAACGAGCAGGGGGCGGATCGCCATCCCCATGTACCCGAAGGACCTCAGGACCGCGGTGATCGCCGCTGTGGGCGATCTCAGGTGGCAGGTGGCGAAAGAGAAGGCACAGCACTACTGGATGGAAGAAGGACTCACGGGGTGGTACTACCAGTACTTCACGGACCACAAGATGAAGGGGGACGTGAAGGAACAGTTCATCGAGGACTACATCCTCTGGATCACCAAGGAGAGCGAGGGGACGCAGAAGCTCGCCCGGGAGGTGAGGGACATCTTCTGGCGCTATATGCCCTTCCCACAGGAGATCAAGGACAAACTCAAGACCCGCGGCTTCGTGTACGCCGAGCTCTACAAGAAGGACATCAACAGATCCCTCTCAGACGGCTACTGAACCTACCTCTTTCTCTGAAAGAGAGGGGAGAAATAGGCCTCGAAATCTATCTTCTTACTCACCCACACCACGAGACGGTGGTAGATCACGTACGTGCCCACGAGGGCGAGAAGGAAGATGAAGAGGATCATGTAGGCAGAGACCTCGGGGGACACCACAGGGGCGAGAAACCTCCCGTAGAGGAAGAGGAGGACGAACACGAGGATGAGCATGATCGCCAGGTTCACCACCGTGGCTCCCAGGATGAAGAGTACCGTGTTAAGCTTCTTGTTCATGATCTCGCTCCTTTGAATCTTTTCGCATCTCGATGAAGAAAGAGACCAGGAGGATGAGGGAGCACACCACGATCGAGGCGTCGGCGATATTGAACGTGGGCCACCGCTCCAGGCCGAAGATGCCGAAGAACTTCACGTCTATGAAATCCACGACCCCCGCATCCCTGAAGAAGCGGTCGATGAGGGTGCCCACACCCCCCCCCAAGATACCCGCAAGGGCCCATCGCTGGAGCGAGGAAAGCTCGTCCGACCGGAAGAAATAGACCAGGATCCCCACCAGCAAGACCACGGGGACGAAAAGGAAGAGGAAGATCCTCACGGGCTCGGGAAGGGTCCGCCCCAGACTGAAGGCTCCGGCCTTGTTCGTGGTGTGGATGATACGGACGAGATCGCCGCCGAACGACCAGCCCACCCTGTGATAGGGTATCCGTGTGACCACCAGATACTTCGTGAACTGGTCGAGTGCGGCGATCAGCACCGTGAGCGTGAAGGGAAGGTATCGCGTGAACGTCCGCTTCATGGTTCCTCCTGCACTCAAAGTCCCGTGGGAAGATCTATGAAGAACCCCTCGATTCCCAGGTCCCTCTCGACCCGCTCCTTGAGGGCGAGGGGTCCCACCGTCTCCGAGCGATAGTGCCCTATGCCCGCCACAGTGACGCCCCCCTCCTGCGCCGGATAGTAAGCCGAATGGTGCACCTCTCCTGTGATGAACGCATCCAGCCCGAGGCTCACGGCTTCCTCCACCACGGAAGAGGCCGATCCCGAGACCACCCCCACCGTCCGGATCTCCTCGGGACCGAAGGGGAGCAAGGTCACCGCCTCGTTCACCCCGGGGAACCGCCCGAGGAGATCGTGTACAGAAACCGGATGTTCCAGGGTCCCCCACACCCCGAGAGGGACACCGCGATACCACCCGAAAGGACGTGTCTCCGAAAGACCCAGGAGTGCGGCGAGACGCGCGTTGTTCCCCACCTCGGGGTGGGCATCCAGGGGGAGGTGCGCCGCGAAGAGAGAGAGGGAGGATTCCACCAGAAGCGAGAGCATCCTGTATCTCGGCCCCACCAGCGGGACGGGGTCTCCCCAGAAGAGACCGTGGTGGACCACGAGGAGGTCTGCTCCCGCCTCATGGGCCCGCCTCGCCGCCTCTTGACAGGCATCCACGGCATAGGCGATACGGGAAACCGGCCTCGCGGCATCACCCACCTGGAGACCGTTGAGCGATGCATCGAAGGAGGAGTACTTCCCTATCTCCAGAAGTTCTTCGAGATACTTCGAGACCTCACCCACCGTGTGTGCCATGCGGATACTATACCGCAGGGTTTCTCTATTGGGAAGTGCGTCCCACGACGCCCAGGAAGGAACGGAGACGATCCATACTCTTCCGCCACGAGGGGAGCGAGGAAGCTGTTTCGTAGGCCCGAAGCGAGTAATCGAGGAATCCCGATCTCCTCTTGATCCAGGAAGAAAGGACCTCGTACAGTCCCCTCGCATCGGAGGGTTTCAACCACACTCCGACATCATCGGGAAGCCACTCCCGGAGCCCCAGGAGGGAGCTCCCCACAGGCACCACCCCCCATCCGAGGCCCTCTCCACATACCAGGCCCATCTCCGGCCGGTTGCTCATGAGGACGACTGTATGCGCCCTCTCGAAATGGTCCATGAGCGAGAGATCGTCCACCCTCCCCACCAGGTCCACGCGCCTCGAAAGGCCCATGGCCGAGATCTCCTCTTGGATACGAAGGACATAGGAGGGATCCACCGCGAGGGACCCCACGATGGTACAGTGCCACCCTCTCACCCCCTGCTGCGAGAGATGGAAGAGGGCGTCGAGGAGGACATCGAGACCCTTGTGGGGAACCACGTTACCGACCCAGAGTATCTCGAAGGTGTCGGAAAAGGCCTTCCGCTTCACATCGAGTTCGGTCATCCTCCCGTGGAGACGGTCGAACCCAGGAGGGATGAGCTCCACCCGGCACTTCGTCCCACAGCGCTCCTCGACGCGCTCCACGATGCGGGGATGGGCACAGACGAGCCCACTCAAAGCGGTCGCCGCGGAAACCTTGAGCCGGGCGAGCACTTCCTGGTGGAGCAAACTTCCCTCGGGAGAGAAGTCGAGCCTCGAGAGGATCCCGCAGGCCCGGTACCGTCTCCAGAGGGTCCTGGACGCACCGGACCAGAAGAGGGGCAGGAGGGGCTCCTGGATGATCACTACTTCGGGACGAAGGAGAGAGAGGATCCGCTCGATCCTCCCTGCGAGGGCCTCCACGAAACCCGCAACGAGACTCCTCCACGCACCCGGCACCTGCCCCAACCTCAGCACCCTCACCTCGTATCCCCAGTCCCTCAGTGAATAGAGCATGTGTTCTTCGAAGATCTCCTCCCCGGTCCTTCCAAGGGGAGAATGGACGGAAAGCACCACCACCTTTTTCACTGTCCCGCTCTTTTTATATCATTGAACAAAACCTTCCGGCCTTCAACTCCTTTTTTCGTCAAAAAGATCGGGTGACTCAAGCCCGCTGTACCGGAAAGGAGTCGTCGCATCGGCTCCCCGATAGGAGGGGTCCTTCAATATGTGATCGCGTACGGGATACACTTCATACTCATCGAGGAAGGGTCCCTCGGATGTGAGGCGCCCCTCCATGATCCAGGAACCGAGTTCCCCCTGCTCCAGGATGCAAGGCACCCTCGGCCACGGGAAAAGGCCACGCTCCCCCCTCCGCGGGGATCGGGTGAGCACCACACATCTCGACGCCTTCCCGCGTCCCTCCCCCACATCCAGCAGGCCCGCGAGGAAGAAGAGACCACCCGCCCGCTTACGGCAATAGAGCGGATAGACCACGCCGTACCGCCGGAGGGTCTCGTAGAACCCATCCACCACCAGGACGCAGCGTTCCCCCCTCTCCAGGAGCCGCCTGAAGAGGGGTCTCTCAGAGAGGGTTTCCCACCGCGCGTTCGGCACCACGGTTTCGCGCCCGGCTCCCTGCAGGATCACGAGCCCCCACCGGGCGACTCCCGGCAGCACGGACCTTCGCCGGTGGAACAACACTCCCACCTTGGGGCGCGTATAGGCACACACGTGAGAGAAGCCCGAGGGAAATCCCTCCGGGAGGGACGTCCCCAGGGCTTCCTCCACCGCATCCCGCTCCATCGTCAACGAGAGCCTCACGCACACACCACATCCTAGCATGTCCCGTTTCCCCTGTCAGGTATTCCCTTTCGCCTTGTAACCTGGTATCGTTGGTCCATGCACGCTCGCATCACCGATACCATCCTGGATCTCACCATGAGAGAGGGTGAGCTCCCCCTGGAGGTACGGGAACGAAGCCCTCTGGTGGTGGCCCTGTTCACCCAGGACTGGTGTCCGCAATGGACCCACATGGCCGAATGGCTCCTCCCCCTCGCCGAAGAGAGGGGAGACCTTTCGGTCTTCTGGGTGGAGTACAACCGAAGCCCTCTCTTCGCCCCCTTCCTCACGTTCAAGGAAACGACCTGGGGGAACCACCTCATACCCTACCTCCGCTACTATCACAGGGGCAGACTCTTCCACGAGAGCAACTACGTCTCCCGCCCCATGTTCATGGACATCCTCACCGCCAAGGAGGTGTTATGAGCCACATACCCACGAGGGACGAGGCGTGGGGCCTCCTCACCGCCCACATCGAATCGGAGAACCTCAGGCGGCACTGCCTCGCGGTCGCTGCGGTGATGGAGCACTTCGCGAAGAAGATGGGTGAACCTCCGGACAAGTGGTACATCATCGGTCTCGTCCATGACCTGGATTACGAAAGGCATCCGGATCGTCACTGTGAGGTGACCCCGATCATCCTCCGTGAAGCGGGGTGGCCGGAAGACTACATCCGCGCGATCCTCAGCCACGGCTGGAAGAGGGTGACCGACGTGGAACCCGTGCACCCCATGGAGAAGGTGCTCTTCACGGTGGACGAACTCACGGGACTCATCGCCGCCACCGCCCTCGTGAGGCCCTCCCGCTCCATCCTCGACCTCACCCCGAAATCGGTGAAGAAGAAGTGGAAGGAGAAGAGCTTCTCGGCCGGGGTGGACAGGGGACTCATCGAGGAAGGGGCCCGGATGCTGGGGATGGAACTCTCCGAACTCATCGCGGAGACCATCGAAGGCATGAAGCCTGTGGCGGCTTCGATCGGACTCGAGGGAAACCCGGCGACACCTTCTTCATGAAGAAGCGGCGCCTTTTGGGCGCCGCTTCGTGAGTCTGTCTCTTCACCACCGGGGTCCTGCCCCTCCCCTGCCGGGTCCCCCCATCATGCCGGGACCATGTCCCCCCATCCATCCTCTCCCCAGGAGGAGGTCCTCGTAGTCCTCCTGGGAGAGATACCTGGGCTTGTAGGTGATACCCACCAGGGAGAGCTGCCTCACCCCTGCGGCGAGTCGACGTGCGAGCGCCTGCTCGAGCCAGAGGTAGGCGAGATCGAGGTCCTCGTTGTCCGAGTGCTCACGCCCTTCCCTCACCTGGACGAGCATCCGCTCCGTGAACGCGTTCATGGCCTGCACCGCCTCCGCCACAGAGTCGACCTTCTCCGCTTCCCTGTAGAGCCTGGTCACCTCGGAGGAGGAGTATGAGCCTGCAGGTTTCCCCTCGAGGGTATTCTCGATCCCGTAACGATCGAGGAAGAAGTCGAAGAGGGAACCGTCACCTTGCCGTTCGGCCTGGAAGGCGAAGAGGCTCTGGGGGAACTTCTGTGCATAGAGGTCCGTGAGATCCCTCATCG from Spirochaeta thermophila DSM 6192 includes these protein-coding regions:
- the lspA gene encoding signal peptidase II, whose translation is MKRTFTRYLPFTLTVLIAALDQFTKYLVVTRIPYHRVGWSFGGDLVRIIHTTNKAGAFSLGRTLPEPVRIFLFLFVPVVLLVGILVYFFRSDELSSLQRWALAGILGGGVGTLIDRFFRDAGVVDFIDVKFFGIFGLERWPTFNIADASIVVCSLILLVSFFIEMRKDSKERDHEQEA
- a CDS encoding Nif3-like dinuclear metal center hexameric protein; this encodes MAHTVGEVSKYLEELLEIGKYSSFDASLNGLQVGDAARPVSRIAYAVDACQEAARRAHEAGADLLVVHHGLFWGDPVPLVGPRYRMLSLLVESSLSLFAAHLPLDAHPEVGNNARLAALLGLSETRPFGWYRGVPLGVWGTLEHPVSVHDLLGRFPGVNEAVTLLPFGPEEIRTVGVVSGSASSVVEEAVSLGLDAFITGEVHHSAYYPAQEGGVTVAGIGHYRSETVGPLALKERVERDLGIEGFFIDLPTGL
- a CDS encoding glycosyltransferase family 4 protein, which produces MKKVVVLSVHSPLGRTGEEIFEEHMLYSLRDWGYEVRVLRLGQVPGAWRSLVAGFVEALAGRIERILSLLRPEVVIIQEPLLPLFWSGASRTLWRRYRACGILSRLDFSPEGSLLHQEVLARLKVSAATALSGLVCAHPRIVERVEERCGTKCRVELIPPGFDRLHGRMTELDVKRKAFSDTFEILWVGNVVPHKGLDVLLDALFHLSQQGVRGWHCTIVGSLAVDPSYVLRIQEEISAMGLSRRVDLVGRVDDLSLMDHFERAHTVVLMSNRPEMGLVCGEGLGWGVVPVGSSLLGLREWLPDDVGVWLKPSDARGLYEVLSSWIKRRSGFLDYSLRAYETASSLPSWRKSMDRLRSFLGVVGRTSQ
- a CDS encoding SOS response-associated peptidase family protein, yielding MLGCGVCVRLSLTMERDAVEEALGTSLPEGFPSGFSHVCAYTRPKVGVLFHRRRSVLPGVARWGLVILQGAGRETVVPNARWETLSERPLFRRLLERGERCVLVVDGFYETLRRYGVVYPLYCRKRAGGLFFLAGLLDVGEGRGKASRCVVLTRSPRRGERGLFPWPRVPCILEQGELGSWIMEGRLTSEGPFLDEYEVYPVRDHILKDPSYRGADATTPFRYSGLESPDLFDEKRS
- a CDS encoding HDIG domain-containing metalloprotein, giving the protein MSHIPTRDEAWGLLTAHIESENLRRHCLAVAAVMEHFAKKMGEPPDKWYIIGLVHDLDYERHPDRHCEVTPIILREAGWPEDYIRAILSHGWKRVTDVEPVHPMEKVLFTVDELTGLIAATALVRPSRSILDLTPKSVKKKWKEKSFSAGVDRGLIEEGARMLGMELSELIAETIEGMKPVAASIGLEGNPATPSS
- a CDS encoding DUF2202 domain-containing protein produces the protein MKRRMMIVAGVLLSASALLMAAPGRPGMPYGVSPQNDEAVARPQRGYGRGPGAFSFLQQVPPSSLSTQEREDLLSLLEYEKAMRDLTDLYAQKFPQSLFAFQAERQGDGSLFDFFLDRYGIENTLEGKPAGSYSSSEVTRLYREAEKVDSVAEAVQAMNAFTERMLVQVREGREHSDNEDLDLAYLWLEQALARRLAAGVRQLSLVGITYKPRYLSQEDYEDLLLGRGWMGGHGPGMMGGPGRGGAGPRW